Proteins from one Chelonia mydas isolate rCheMyd1 chromosome 14, rCheMyd1.pri.v2, whole genome shotgun sequence genomic window:
- the LOC114022565 gene encoding uncharacterized protein LOC114022565 isoform X2, with product MRFPGIQVKILLLALNLTFQKALLRDELPRPAGGLPGVRAARTDPWSAAAARLKCETLTMSLPAKRCGRPPVLSCLEKKKRKQSLDRRRGKTRIYVGNHIDRWLTLKEKLDFRNDAEVAGFLLDLYDNCDPLSKASICSLPEDVRRITVKGERELPDDTSLIAADGTYDNDDQLSKESTCSGPEDVRIITVKEERDLPDDCSTETDDTGVRW from the exons ATGAGGTTTCCTGGTATTCAGGTGAAGATTCTACTATTGGCTCTGAATCTGACCTTTCAGAAAG CGCTTCTCCGCGATGAGCTTCCACGTCCTGCCGGCGGGCTGCCCGGGGTCCGCGCGGCCCGGACGGATCCTTGGTCAGCGGCTGCGGCTCGACTGAAATGCGAGACG CTTACAATGTCGTTACCAGCAAAGAGGTGTGGTAGACCTCCTGTACTGTCCTGcttggaaaagaaaaagaggaagcaaaGTCTCGATagaagaagaggaaaaacaagaaTCTATGTGGGAAACCATATTGATAGATGGTTGACACTTAAGGAAAAATTGGATTTCAGAAATGATGCAGAAGTTGCAGGATTTTTACTAGATTT ATATGACAACTGTGACCCATTGTCAAAAGCATCAATCTGTTCCCTGCCTGAAGATGTGAGAAGAATTACAGTGAAAGGGGAAAGAGAGTTACCAGATGACACTTCTTTAATAGCAGCGGATGGAAC GTATGACAATGATGACCAGTTGTCTAAAGAATCTACTTGTTCTGGACCCGAAGATGTGAGAATCATAACTGTGAAAGAAGAGCGGGATTTGCCTGATGACTGTTCAACAGAGACCGATGACAC
- the LOC114022565 gene encoding uncharacterized protein LOC114022565 isoform X1, with protein MRFPGIQVKILLLALNLTFQKALLRDELPRPAGGLPGVRAARTDPWSAAAARLKCETLTMSLPAKRCGRPPVLSCLEKKKRKQSLDRRRGKTRIYVGNHIDRWLTLKEKLDFRNDAEVAGFLLDLYDNCDPLSKASICSLPEDVRRITVKGERELPDDTSLIAADGTYDNDDQLSKESTCSGPEDVRIITVKEERDLPDDCSTETDDTLVTLLVLHVLYLNILFCISLLSLLILFIRNPYHSCSYPLFKNNLNVFGWSR; from the exons ATGAGGTTTCCTGGTATTCAGGTGAAGATTCTACTATTGGCTCTGAATCTGACCTTTCAGAAAG CGCTTCTCCGCGATGAGCTTCCACGTCCTGCCGGCGGGCTGCCCGGGGTCCGCGCGGCCCGGACGGATCCTTGGTCAGCGGCTGCGGCTCGACTGAAATGCGAGACG CTTACAATGTCGTTACCAGCAAAGAGGTGTGGTAGACCTCCTGTACTGTCCTGcttggaaaagaaaaagaggaagcaaaGTCTCGATagaagaagaggaaaaacaagaaTCTATGTGGGAAACCATATTGATAGATGGTTGACACTTAAGGAAAAATTGGATTTCAGAAATGATGCAGAAGTTGCAGGATTTTTACTAGATTT ATATGACAACTGTGACCCATTGTCAAAAGCATCAATCTGTTCCCTGCCTGAAGATGTGAGAAGAATTACAGTGAAAGGGGAAAGAGAGTTACCAGATGACACTTCTTTAATAGCAGCGGATGGAAC GTATGACAATGATGACCAGTTGTCTAAAGAATCTACTTGTTCTGGACCCGAAGATGTGAGAATCATAACTGTGAAAGAAGAGCGGGATTTGCCTGATGACTGTTCAACAGAGACCGATGACACGTTAGTGACACTGTTGGTTTTGCATGTTTTATATCTGAATATATTATTTTGCATCAGTTTATTAtcacttttaattttgtttattagAAACCCATACCACTCATGCTCTTATCCCTTGTTTAAAAACAACTTGAATGTTTTTGGATGGTCCAGATGA